A window from Verrucomicrobiota bacterium encodes these proteins:
- a CDS encoding citrate synthase yields the protein MSKIAKLEYDGKIQELSVIEGTEKELGVDVSQLRAQTGLVCLDEGFGNTASCKSEITFIDGDKGILRYRGIPIEEMAENSSFIETAYLLIWGHLPSREELRGFSNHLMDESMIHENMKFLFEGFPSTAHPMAILSAMINAMGCFEPVGEVLDAKQFERATAALLAKVCTIAACSYRKSRGLPFNYPNPAFKYAANFLHMMFSMPHKEYVPEPEAAHALDMLLLLHADHEQNCSTSTVRMVASSRANIYASTAAGVCALWGSRHGGANQAVLEMLEQIHKEGDDGSKFINAAKDKNSGRRLMGFGHRVYRNYDPRAKIIKRACDNLLKKMGISDPLLDIARKLEEVAIHDPYFVERKLYPNVDFYSGIILRALGIPTQMFTVMFSIGRMPGWIAQYKEISDDLSNRIARPRQIYIGKELNHFLPIEERG from the coding sequence ATGAGCAAAATCGCAAAACTTGAATACGATGGCAAAATTCAAGAATTATCAGTGATCGAAGGTACCGAGAAAGAGCTCGGGGTCGATGTTAGCCAACTCCGCGCCCAAACAGGACTGGTTTGTCTGGACGAAGGGTTTGGTAACACAGCCTCTTGTAAGAGTGAAATCACCTTTATTGATGGTGACAAGGGGATTTTACGATACAGAGGCATTCCCATCGAGGAAATGGCTGAAAATTCCTCATTTATTGAAACTGCCTACCTCTTAATCTGGGGCCATCTCCCTTCACGTGAGGAATTACGCGGCTTTTCAAACCACCTCATGGATGAGTCAATGATCCATGAAAATATGAAATTTCTTTTCGAGGGATTCCCCTCCACAGCTCATCCCATGGCCATCCTTTCAGCGATGATTAATGCCATGGGCTGCTTTGAACCGGTCGGTGAAGTCCTTGACGCCAAACAATTTGAACGTGCCACAGCCGCCCTTTTGGCAAAAGTCTGTACAATTGCCGCGTGCTCCTACCGAAAATCCCGAGGACTACCCTTTAATTATCCAAATCCGGCATTCAAGTACGCGGCCAATTTCCTGCATATGATGTTTTCCATGCCCCACAAGGAATACGTTCCTGAGCCCGAAGCCGCCCATGCACTGGACATGCTCCTTTTACTGCATGCCGACCACGAGCAAAATTGCTCCACATCCACAGTCCGGATGGTGGCCTCCAGCCGTGCCAATATCTATGCCAGTACAGCCGCCGGGGTTTGCGCCCTCTGGGGTTCCCGTCATGGCGGAGCTAACCAAGCTGTCTTGGAAATGCTCGAGCAAATCCACAAGGAAGGTGATGACGGCTCGAAGTTTATTAATGCCGCAAAAGATAAAAATAGCGGCCGCCGTTTAATGGGTTTTGGCCACCGGGTTTACCGGAATTACGATCCCCGCGCCAAAATCATTAAAAGAGCTTGCGATAATTTACTCAAAAAGATGGGAATCTCTGATCCCCTTTTGGACATTGCCCGCAAGCTTGAAGAAGTCGCCATTCATGATCCCTACTTTGTTGAGCGGAAACTTTATCCTAATGTCGATTTCTACAGCGGGATTATCCTCCGAGCCCTCGGGATTCCCACCCAAATGTTTACGGTTATGTTCTCCATCGGGCGCATGCCTGGTTGGATCGCCCAATACAAGGAAATCTCTGACGACCTGAGCAACCGGATCGCACGGCCGAGACAGATTTACATCGGCAAGGAGCTGAACCATTTCCTGCCAATAGAAGAACGGGGTTAA
- a CDS encoding MEKHLA domain-containing protein has protein sequence MPDISEYVVKYDAQKCLIESQSRFLLDCYKKLTGHHLIEIEETASPTQIAQAVFFAPFAILSGGNESDQILNYANLKALQLWEMEWTEITRTPSRLTAEPLHRDERARFLEKVRVEGYISDYQGIRISKNKRRFRIEEATVWNLVCPDDGEFLGQAATFSRYTYL, from the coding sequence ATGCCCGATATCAGTGAATACGTTGTCAAATACGACGCCCAGAAATGTTTGATCGAATCCCAGAGTCGCTTTCTTTTAGACTGCTACAAAAAGCTCACGGGGCATCACTTGATCGAGATTGAAGAAACTGCGAGTCCTACACAAATTGCCCAGGCTGTTTTTTTCGCTCCATTTGCGATCCTGTCCGGGGGTAATGAATCAGATCAAATACTTAATTACGCGAATCTCAAAGCCTTGCAGCTTTGGGAAATGGAATGGACGGAGATTACCCGTACCCCCTCCCGACTGACGGCTGAACCCCTCCATCGAGATGAAAGGGCCCGATTTTTAGAAAAAGTTCGAGTCGAAGGTTATATCAGCGACTACCAAGGCATCCGCATTTCAAAAAACAAACGCCGGTTCAGGATTGAAGAGGCCACAGTGTGGAATCTTGTGTGCCCCGATGATGGAGAATTCCTCGGCCAAGCGGCAACATTTTCACGATACACTTACCTGTGA
- a CDS encoding DegQ family serine endoprotease, protein MFLIFSITLLLSLPAQAIWPFPDSSEKANPPKKQAPPAITESMTPLSSTPEGGKQQLGTSFSGVVDLAGKSVVNIQTLSTGKKKSPVKKHPSLDDEFMKRFFNKPNSPLDKPEGRRIHSLGSGIIVSPEGYILTNNHVIDGADEIKITLKDDKTEYKAKLIGTDPKTDIALLKIDAKDLPSIEFGNSDLLRVGDIVLAIGNPFGLGQTVTMGIISATGRSGIGVSDLENFIQTDASINQGNSGGALVNTSGELIGINNAIFSQSGGNIGIGFAVPVNMAKNIMELLIKDGKVTRGYLGVVIQPVTPKIAEFFKLPDSTGALVGDVTSGSGAEAAGIKRGDVIIELDGRKIKDSKELQLLVSQNAPGKKVSIKAIRDGKPRIFSVSLKILPDKKTDGSGINPAEIPKKNLFEGVEIGNIDAPLRTQFNLPGNLSGAFVTNVDPESAAAEAGLHPGDIIQEINRVKISDATSAYQAKQNVKDKSSVVVLWNDGTTRYIVIEE, encoded by the coding sequence TTGTTCCTGATTTTTTCGATTACCCTGCTCTTGAGCCTTCCTGCCCAGGCCATTTGGCCCTTCCCGGATTCTTCTGAAAAGGCGAACCCTCCCAAAAAACAAGCGCCCCCGGCTATTACAGAGTCGATGACACCACTATCCTCCACACCCGAAGGTGGAAAACAACAGTTAGGAACAAGCTTCTCCGGTGTCGTGGATTTAGCGGGTAAAAGTGTGGTCAATATCCAGACGCTCTCAACCGGCAAAAAAAAATCCCCGGTCAAAAAACATCCCTCGTTGGATGACGAGTTTATGAAACGCTTTTTTAACAAGCCAAATAGCCCACTGGACAAACCGGAAGGGCGACGGATCCACAGCCTCGGATCGGGTATTATTGTTTCGCCGGAAGGTTATATCCTGACGAATAATCATGTCATTGACGGGGCCGACGAAATCAAAATCACCCTCAAAGATGATAAGACTGAGTACAAGGCAAAACTCATTGGGACCGATCCAAAGACTGATATTGCCCTCTTGAAAATCGATGCCAAAGACCTTCCTTCCATTGAGTTCGGTAATAGCGACCTCCTCCGAGTCGGTGATATCGTCCTGGCGATCGGAAATCCCTTTGGTTTGGGGCAGACAGTCACCATGGGTATTATTAGTGCTACCGGGCGCAGCGGCATCGGGGTATCCGACCTCGAGAATTTCATCCAGACGGATGCCTCCATCAATCAAGGTAATAGCGGCGGAGCCCTCGTAAATACCTCTGGCGAACTCATCGGGATCAATAATGCCATTTTCAGCCAGAGCGGCGGAAATATCGGGATCGGATTTGCCGTCCCTGTGAATATGGCCAAAAACATCATGGAGCTGCTGATCAAAGACGGTAAAGTCACCCGGGGATACTTAGGAGTCGTCATTCAACCGGTGACACCGAAAATCGCCGAGTTCTTTAAACTCCCTGATAGCACCGGAGCACTGGTGGGGGATGTCACGAGTGGCAGCGGGGCAGAAGCTGCCGGGATTAAACGCGGTGACGTCATTATCGAGCTCGATGGCCGGAAAATAAAAGATTCCAAAGAGTTACAGCTCCTTGTTTCCCAAAATGCCCCCGGGAAAAAAGTCTCGATCAAAGCCATTCGCGACGGCAAACCCCGTATCTTTTCGGTATCACTCAAGATTTTACCCGACAAAAAAACCGACGGATCCGGGATCAATCCGGCTGAAATCCCCAAGAAAAACCTTTTTGAAGGAGTGGAAATCGGAAATATTGACGCCCCACTCCGTACCCAGTTCAATCTCCCGGGTAATTTATCCGGGGCCTTCGTCACCAATGTCGATCCGGAAAGTGCCGCAGCAGAAGCCGGGCTCCATCCCGGGGATATCATCCAAGAGATCAATCGGGTTAAAATCAGTGACGCCACATCCGCTTATCAAGCTAAACAAAATGTCAAAGATAAATCCTCCGTGGTTGTCTTGTGGAACGATGGCACAACCAGATATATCGTCATCGAAGAGTAA
- a CDS encoding transglutaminase-like domain-containing protein, with product MSHFRFLIPPSLLAVVFEFRRKNIIFGLAQASKLLYTTIMGQLTKSNLSTLLRDEDPAIVTLMRQQLYELGTNDIESLEKLLHCDDAVVSRHIQEVLDEVLIEQNEQDFLLYCHSFSEDGDMEEAAWRLAAVCYPRVNYEAGKRTLDEWAEKLRLRLTNPDNAIKGINDIAAFVTYELGFHPNDSTYYDTENSFINRVIETRTGIPITLSLIYLFLGKRLDLPIHGIGLPGRFICAWDNVLFDPFNKGQILSKDDCIRMLEDMGISFQEGFLSVTPSKAILMRMIHNLVNIYASENNTDMQQKMINFIVALQT from the coding sequence ATGTCTCATTTTCGGTTTTTAATCCCGCCTTCTTTGCTGGCGGTGGTTTTTGAATTCCGTAGAAAAAATATTATTTTCGGGTTAGCGCAGGCATCAAAACTGCTTTATACTACAATCATGGGACAACTGACAAAATCCAATCTCTCGACATTATTGAGGGACGAAGACCCGGCAATCGTCACCTTAATGCGCCAGCAGCTCTATGAACTAGGGACAAACGACATTGAGTCTCTGGAGAAACTCCTCCACTGTGATGATGCTGTGGTATCCCGTCATATCCAAGAGGTGCTCGACGAGGTATTAATCGAGCAAAACGAACAGGATTTCCTCCTGTATTGTCATTCATTCAGCGAAGACGGCGACATGGAGGAGGCCGCTTGGCGCTTGGCCGCAGTCTGTTATCCGAGGGTAAATTATGAAGCCGGGAAAAGGACATTGGATGAGTGGGCCGAGAAGTTACGCTTGCGCCTGACGAACCCGGACAATGCGATTAAAGGCATTAATGATATTGCCGCTTTTGTTACTTATGAACTTGGATTCCATCCAAACGACTCGACCTATTACGACACGGAAAATAGTTTTATCAACCGTGTTATTGAGACGAGGACAGGCATCCCCATTACCCTTTCCCTGATCTATCTTTTCCTTGGAAAACGGCTGGACCTGCCTATTCACGGGATCGGCCTGCCCGGACGCTTTATCTGCGCTTGGGATAATGTCCTTTTCGACCCATTCAATAAAGGACAAATCCTCTCCAAGGATGATTGTATCCGGATGCTCGAAGACATGGGTATTTCATTCCAGGAAGGTTTTCTTTCCGTCACCCCTTCAAAGGCCATTCTCATGCGGATGATCCATAACCTCGTCAATATCTACGCCTCCGAGAACAATACTGACATGCAACAAAAAATGATTAATTTCATCGTCGCATTACAGACTTAA
- a CDS encoding AEC family transporter — translation MDTIWSVFKTEIVLLGLYGLAFYLKKKSLISQDNEKCLTDILMKVALPVSVFLGLLISPVILNLMFAPLLVYATAIFGGMIAYLVAEKVLKLNAASTGSLILCSGGGAASITGFALVSSLYSGQWSAFTEAIISMGLGISIVVLVLSIPVAIVFGNQKQGKKVVFNELLKFLYSPIFLAFLLGGLAQLAGLPQKIVPVSGMINCFYLFWTVITAIAAAMLAGFVFSPVNRKIIAGAAIVVVLIKVLLQPLFIRQTGMFLAVDPMWCGVLVMVAAMPSSLFMVVFARKYGCDAPLASALVLVTTLFSLISLPIIYSFTLSRF, via the coding sequence ATGGATACGATCTGGAGTGTTTTTAAAACCGAAATTGTATTACTCGGCCTCTACGGTTTAGCTTTTTATTTAAAAAAGAAATCTCTGATATCACAGGACAATGAGAAATGTTTGACGGACATACTCATGAAAGTGGCTCTTCCTGTATCTGTCTTTCTGGGTTTATTGATTTCGCCGGTGATCTTGAATCTTATGTTTGCCCCTCTTTTGGTTTATGCCACCGCCATTTTCGGGGGGATGATTGCTTATCTGGTGGCGGAAAAAGTGTTAAAACTCAATGCTGCCAGCACGGGGTCCCTGATTCTGTGTTCCGGGGGTGGGGCGGCCTCGATTACTGGATTCGCTCTTGTCTCAAGTCTTTACTCAGGGCAATGGAGTGCCTTTACGGAGGCGATTATCAGTATGGGGTTGGGTATTTCTATTGTGGTTCTGGTGTTAAGTATTCCCGTTGCGATTGTTTTTGGAAACCAGAAACAAGGTAAAAAAGTTGTTTTTAATGAACTCCTCAAATTCCTTTATTCCCCCATCTTTCTCGCATTCCTTCTGGGTGGACTGGCCCAATTAGCCGGTTTACCACAAAAAATAGTGCCGGTTTCAGGAATGATTAATTGTTTCTATCTATTCTGGACGGTCATTACAGCGATTGCTGCTGCTATGCTTGCAGGATTTGTCTTTTCTCCAGTGAATAGGAAAATCATCGCAGGTGCGGCCATTGTTGTTGTCTTGATCAAAGTGCTTCTCCAGCCCTTGTTCATACGTCAGACAGGGATGTTTTTGGCGGTTGATCCCATGTGGTGCGGTGTTTTAGTGATGGTAGCGGCTATGCCTTCTTCCCTTTTTATGGTAGTTTTTGCGCGTAAATACGGGTGTGATGCCCCGCTCGCATCGGCATTGGTATTGGTTACCACCTTGTTCTCATTGATTTCTCTGCCTATCATTTACTCTTTTACCTTATCAAGATTTTAG
- the ychF gene encoding redox-regulated ATPase YchF encodes MLSAGIVGLPNVGKSTLFNALTRSRKAESANYPFCTIDPNVGVVTVPDPRLEQLAKIENSQKIVPAAIEFVDIAGLVKGAAQGEGLGNQFLAAIREVHAITQVVRCFDDENIHHVNGSVDPVRDIEVINTELILSDLAGIQKRREKTIKLARGNNKEAIAELAVLEKLEPYLDSGKPAHTIQLSDDEKIIMKSFFLLSGKPTIFACNVAEGDLAKGDENPYVQKVREYVKTHLDTEAVVISAQIESELIDLSPEEAAAYLKDLGVEESGVGALIRAAYKLLGLQTYFTLGPKETHAWTIRVGAKAPEAAGVIHTDFERGYIAAECTACSDLLSLGSFTKAKEAGKLRLEGKEYTVKDGDVMEFRFNVSK; translated from the coding sequence ATGTTATCAGCTGGAATCGTTGGTTTGCCGAATGTGGGAAAATCCACATTATTTAATGCCCTCACCCGCTCGCGTAAAGCTGAGTCGGCCAATTACCCTTTTTGCACGATCGACCCGAATGTCGGGGTCGTCACAGTGCCCGATCCCCGTCTGGAGCAACTTGCTAAAATCGAGAACTCTCAAAAGATTGTCCCCGCGGCCATTGAATTTGTCGATATCGCCGGTTTGGTCAAAGGGGCGGCCCAAGGCGAAGGGCTGGGCAACCAATTCCTCGCCGCCATCCGAGAAGTCCATGCCATTACCCAGGTCGTGCGCTGTTTCGATGATGAAAATATCCACCATGTCAACGGTTCTGTCGACCCGGTCCGCGATATCGAGGTGATTAATACCGAGCTCATCCTCTCCGACCTTGCCGGTATCCAAAAGCGGAGGGAAAAAACAATCAAGCTCGCCCGTGGAAATAATAAGGAAGCAATTGCAGAGCTCGCTGTCCTGGAAAAACTTGAGCCTTACCTCGACTCGGGTAAACCCGCCCATACCATCCAGCTCTCCGATGATGAGAAAATCATCATGAAATCATTTTTCCTCCTCAGCGGTAAACCGACCATCTTTGCCTGTAACGTGGCCGAAGGAGACCTCGCAAAGGGAGACGAGAATCCTTACGTCCAGAAAGTCCGTGAATACGTCAAAACCCATCTCGACACGGAAGCCGTCGTCATCAGCGCCCAGATCGAAAGCGAACTCATCGACCTCAGCCCTGAAGAAGCCGCCGCTTACCTCAAAGACCTCGGGGTGGAAGAGTCCGGCGTCGGCGCCTTGATCCGTGCTGCATACAAATTACTCGGCCTCCAGACATACTTCACTCTCGGGCCAAAAGAAACACATGCCTGGACCATCCGCGTCGGGGCTAAAGCACCGGAAGCCGCTGGCGTCATCCATACCGATTTTGAACGTGGCTACATCGCTGCCGAATGCACGGCATGTAGTGATTTGCTCTCACTGGGCTCATTCACCAAGGCCAAGGAAGCCGGCAAACTCCGCCTCGAAGGCAAGGAATACACCGTTAAAGACGGTGATGTCATGGAGTTCCGCTTTAATGTATCCAAATAA